GGGCAGCCCGGCGCCGTGCACCGCGTCGCGCAGGACGCGCACGAGGGCCGTGTTCGACGCGTACGCCGAGGACGAGCCGCGGAGCAGGACGGCGTTGCCGGACTTGAGGCAGAGGGCCGCCGCGTCCACGGTGACGTTGGGGCGGGCCTCGTAGATGATCCCGACGACGCCGAGCGGGACGCGGACCTGGCGCAGGTCGATGCCGTTGGGGAGCGTCGAGCCGCGGACGACCTCGCCGACCGGGTCGGGCAGGGCGGCCACGTCGCGCACGTCGGCGGCGATGGCGCGGACCCGCTCGGGGGTGAGGGTGAGCCGGTCGACGATGGACTCGCCGGTGCCGGCCTCGCGGGCGCGCTCCGTGTCCTTGCCGTTGGCCTCGACGATCTCGGCGGTCCGCACCTCGAGCGCGTCGGCGATCGCGAGCAGCGCGTCGTCCTTGACGGACCGCGGCAGCGGGGCGAGCGTGGCGGCGGCGCCGCGGGCGCGGTAGGCGGCCTGGGCGACCGGCGAGAGGTTGTCGTAGGGCGAGACGGGAGAGAGCGACGTCATGCCCGCAGGGTAATCCCCGCGCGTGGGGCGTCCACCCGGTATCCCATTCCCCGAGACCGGTCCGTCCGGTGCCCCGTGGGACTACGGCTCAAAAGGGGTGCACGCCGACGGGGGCGGCCGGTAACGGTCCGTAACCCTCCGCGATGCGTTGGTGATAAGTGTCGCGTCCGATCACCTCGAGCCCCACGATCTCCCACGGGGGCAGCTGGGCGCTCTGCCGGTGCTCGCCCCACAGGCGCAGGGCGACCGCGGCCGCGTCGTGCAGGTCGCGGGCCTCCTCCCAGTAACGGATCTCCGCGTGGTCCGGCGCGTACCTGCTGGTGAGCAGAAAGGGATGGTCGTGGGCGAGCTGTTCGAGACCCCGCCTGACCTCGTCCAACGGCGCTTCGGTGCCCGAGACGCTCAGCGTGACGTGCCACAGGCGGGGCGTCTCCACCGGATCGCTCTCCCGGTTCTCGCCCGCGTCGGCCACGCGTGATCCGTGCGGATCGCTCTCGTACGCCGTCCCCGCGGCGACGCTCGTCAGCGTCCGCTCAGCCGAGCCGCGGGACGCCGCCCCAGGGCGCACTCGTCTCACGACGGCCTCCTTACGCAATGGTGTGCCGATACGCAACGGTCGTGCAGAACTGTCTTCAACAAAGTTGAGCAGGCCAAGCAGTGCCGCGGGGCGGTTTTGGGGAGTTTCACCTTCCGCGGGAGGGTCGGCGGGGGCCGTGCGCGATGGTTTTCAGCCGGGGCGTACGAGGCGTGCGGGACGGACGGTCCGACGCGACCTGGGACTTTTTCCGAGCGCTAGCCGGGCAGCAGGACGAGGTCGTCCCGGTGCACGACTTCCCGCTCGTACGCAGGTCCGAGTTCCTTGGCGAGGTCCCGTGTGGAGCGCCCGATGAGCAACGGGATCTCCTTGGCGTCGAAGTTCACCAGCCCGCGCGCCACCGCACGGCCCGCGGCGTCCCGCAGCTCGACGGGGTCCCCCGCGGTGAACTCCCCCTCGACGGCGGCGATCCCGGCGGGCAGCAGCGACTTGCGCCCCTCGACGACCGCGCGCACCGCCCCGTCGTCCAGGGTGAGGGCACCCCGCGGCTCGGAGGCGTGCTGCAGCCACAGGAGACGGTCGGCGGAGCGGCGTCCGGTGCGGTGGAAGTACGTGCCGGTGGCGCGGCCCGCGAGGGCGTCCCCGGCGTGGCTCGCGGACGTCAGGACGACCGGGATGCCCGCGGCGGCGGCGATCCGGGCGGCCTCGACCTTGGTGACCATGCCACCGGTGCCGACGCCCGCCTTGCCCGCGCTGCCGATCTCGACGTGCGCCATGTCGGCGGGGCCCGTGACCTCGTCGATGCGGGAGGTGCCGGGCTTCGCGGGGTCTCCGTCGTAGAGGCCGTCCACGTCGGAGAGGAGGACGAGGAGGTCGGCGTGGACGAGGTGGGCGACGAGGGCGGCGAGCCGGTCGTTGTCGCCGAAGCGGATCTCGTCGGTCGCCACGGTGTCGTTCTCGTTCACGACGGGCAGCGCGCCCATGGCGAGCAGCTGGTCGAGGGTGCGCGAGGCGTTGCGGTGGTGGGCCCTGCGGGCCATGTCGTCGGAGGTGAGGAGCACCTGTCCGACACGTACGCCGTAGCGCGCGAAGGACGCGGTGTAGCGGGCCACGAGCAGGCCCTGGCCGACGCTGGCCGCGGCCTGCTGGCGGGCGAGGTCCTTGGGGCGGCGGACGAGGCCGAGCGGGGAGAGCCCCGCGGCGATGGCGCCGGAGGAGACGAGCACGATCTCGCGCGTGCCGCCGTCACGGCTCTTGGCGAGCACATCGACGAGGGCGTCGACACGGTCCGCGTCCAGGCCCCCCGATGCGGTGGTCAGGGACGACGACCCGACCTTGACGACG
The sequence above is a segment of the Streptomyces sp. Je 1-369 genome. Coding sequences within it:
- the proB gene encoding glutamate 5-kinase, translating into MASARQSVAEARRVVVKVGSSSLTTASGGLDADRVDALVDVLAKSRDGGTREIVLVSSGAIAAGLSPLGLVRRPKDLARQQAAASVGQGLLVARYTASFARYGVRVGQVLLTSDDMARRAHHRNASRTLDQLLAMGALPVVNENDTVATDEIRFGDNDRLAALVAHLVHADLLVLLSDVDGLYDGDPAKPGTSRIDEVTGPADMAHVEIGSAGKAGVGTGGMVTKVEAARIAAAAGIPVVLTSASHAGDALAGRATGTYFHRTGRRSADRLLWLQHASEPRGALTLDDGAVRAVVEGRKSLLPAGIAAVEGEFTAGDPVELRDAAGRAVARGLVNFDAKEIPLLIGRSTRDLAKELGPAYEREVVHRDDLVLLPG